In one Natronosalvus amylolyticus genomic region, the following are encoded:
- a CDS encoding ribbon-helix-helix domain-containing protein has translation MTEYTTVSIPKDLAARVEETIEGTSFQSTSDLTRFLLRSIVIQHQKSGELTEAEFEEIAEQLRGLGYLE, from the coding sequence ATGACCGAATATACGACCGTCTCCATCCCCAAGGACCTCGCCGCACGCGTCGAAGAGACCATCGAGGGAACGAGCTTTCAGAGCACGAGTGATCTCACGCGGTTTTTGCTCCGCAGTATCGTCATCCAACATCAAAAGTCGGGCGAGTTGACCGAAGCCGAGTTCGAAGAAATTGCCGAACAGTTGCGGGGATTGGGATACCTCGAATGA
- a CDS encoding DUF447 domain-containing protein: MTERPSDSGETEVTDASWPVDLTGVTESVVTTLGPNGLWNVAVLGLFAEDPSGGCSPRNHSTLVRARTWGNTRTKRNFHRQGCGYVQFTRDPVDFVDGALSITERDDPLLESADAWVRVQATPEGTGTEGGTEWEDWTLEPLESAVRNRTVTPINRGFGAVIEATVVASRLDVEGYDRAELEGRLEHCLDVVNRAGGPREQEAFANLCRYSGWFPRR, translated from the coding sequence ATGACCGAACGCCCTTCGGATAGTGGTGAGACGGAAGTCACGGACGCGAGTTGGCCCGTCGACCTCACCGGGGTGACCGAATCGGTCGTGACAACGCTCGGCCCTAATGGACTGTGGAACGTGGCCGTCCTGGGCCTGTTCGCCGAGGACCCATCGGGGGGCTGTTCGCCGAGGAACCATTCGACCCTCGTGCGAGCGCGGACGTGGGGCAACACACGAACTAAACGGAACTTTCACCGACAGGGTTGTGGCTACGTGCAGTTCACTCGCGATCCGGTCGATTTCGTCGACGGCGCGCTGTCAATTACGGAGCGGGACGACCCACTCCTCGAGTCCGCAGACGCCTGGGTTCGCGTCCAGGCCACCCCGGAGGGAACGGGAACCGAGGGTGGGACCGAGTGGGAGGACTGGACGCTCGAGCCACTCGAGTCGGCCGTCCGGAATCGAACGGTGACGCCGATCAACCGTGGATTCGGCGCGGTGATCGAGGCGACCGTCGTCGCCTCTCGGCTCGACGTCGAGGGATACGACAGAGCGGAACTCGAGGGACGCCTCGAACACTGTCTGGACGTGGTGAACCGTGCGGGTGGACCACGCGAACAGGAGGCGTTCGCCAATCTGTGTCGGTACAGCGGCTGGTTTCCGAGGCGCTAA
- a CDS encoding DUF7504 family protein — MGSVHESLCADEREPGSSALVVCPSLPADETIRCVDALRSSRSRPEPTVVVSRAHTAQALLENWQSTIGSFPERLGIVSIGEVTRSVSAASTAVNLPQAYVQTIGTEDVTGIGIAIGEAFLRWEDDTNPLLWFDSLTPLIEGKGLEMTFRFLHVTLEEVRQAGAVAYVHIDPEKHDEQTIHTLGHLFDDVLEYDTESVPLNE; from the coding sequence ATGGGCAGTGTCCACGAGTCGCTTTGTGCCGACGAGCGAGAACCAGGCTCGAGTGCGCTCGTCGTCTGTCCCTCACTCCCCGCCGACGAAACAATCCGCTGCGTGGATGCTCTTCGTTCGTCTCGGTCTCGGCCGGAACCAACCGTCGTGGTCTCCCGCGCCCACACTGCACAAGCCTTGCTCGAGAACTGGCAATCGACGATCGGTTCCTTTCCCGAGCGATTAGGCATCGTCTCCATCGGCGAGGTGACGCGTTCCGTGAGCGCAGCGTCAACTGCCGTTAACCTTCCCCAGGCGTACGTCCAGACAATTGGCACCGAGGATGTCACCGGAATCGGCATCGCAATCGGCGAAGCGTTCCTTCGGTGGGAAGACGACACCAATCCACTGCTCTGGTTCGACTCGCTAACACCGCTTATCGAGGGAAAAGGACTCGAAATGACGTTTCGGTTTTTGCACGTCACTCTCGAGGAAGTTCGGCAAGCCGGTGCCGTCGCGTACGTCCACATCGATCCCGAAAAGCACGACGAACAGACCATTCATACCCTGGGCCACCTCTTCGACGATGTCCTCGAGTACGACACGGAATCGGTACCTCTGAACGAGTGA
- a CDS encoding protein sorting system archaetidylserine decarboxylase: MKVAPGAWRYTIVPLAAAPFAVIFSVGASIALLVLSLAIIAFFRDPDRTPPPSGVVAPADGTVSVLRPEGDRFRVGTFMNVHNVHVVRSPFEGTVREVEREPGGYKPAFSKDSDMNEKVHVRLEVNPSSFESSFDVTGQTRGVSDTGADARLDDVYREREADSRETNDVSRDADDATGDTKTEREPVTADVTFIAGAFARRIHPYVEPGDTLERGERIGHIAFGSRVDVLFPPGIDDDDIAVDMGDSMRAGETVILQPIEYEQVP; encoded by the coding sequence ATGAAGGTAGCACCGGGGGCCTGGCGATATACGATCGTTCCCCTCGCCGCTGCGCCGTTCGCCGTCATCTTTAGCGTTGGCGCCAGTATCGCGTTACTCGTCCTCAGCCTTGCGATCATTGCGTTTTTCCGGGATCCGGATCGAACGCCGCCGCCATCGGGTGTCGTCGCTCCGGCTGATGGGACGGTGTCGGTGCTACGCCCGGAGGGCGACCGCTTTCGCGTGGGGACCTTTATGAACGTTCACAACGTCCACGTGGTTCGGTCGCCGTTCGAGGGGACGGTTCGGGAGGTCGAACGCGAACCCGGCGGCTACAAACCGGCCTTTTCGAAGGATTCGGATATGAACGAGAAGGTACACGTCCGACTCGAGGTCAACCCTTCGTCGTTCGAATCCTCGTTCGACGTCACCGGACAAACCAGGGGTGTCAGTGACACGGGAGCGGACGCCCGGTTGGACGACGTTTATCGAGAGCGAGAAGCGGATTCTCGAGAGACAAATGATGTGTCGAGAGACGCGGACGATGCCACTGGCGACACCAAAACTGAGCGCGAACCGGTGACGGCCGACGTAACCTTTATCGCTGGTGCGTTTGCTCGGCGCATCCATCCCTACGTCGAACCCGGTGATACGCTCGAGCGTGGCGAGCGAATCGGCCACATCGCGTTCGGGAGTCGTGTCGACGTACTCTTTCCGCCCGGAATCGACGACGATGATATCGCGGTAGATATGGGTGACTCGATGCGCGCAGGTGAGACAGTCATCCTACAACCGATAGAATACGAGCAGGTTCCTTGA
- a CDS encoding HalOD1 output domain-containing protein yields the protein MQTELSTAETAHDANYDQENDRYVFEYDPDGAATVTTTVVHALSSIANVDVSQGEFSLYDSVDPDALERLFTTKADGEPRLDGHVCFRALDHEVYVFANGDVFIYPPADECSVSGPRMR from the coding sequence ATGCAAACTGAACTATCCACTGCCGAAACGGCACATGATGCGAACTACGACCAGGAAAACGATCGATACGTCTTCGAGTACGATCCGGATGGGGCGGCAACGGTAACGACGACGGTCGTCCACGCGCTCTCGAGTATTGCCAACGTCGACGTGTCCCAGGGGGAATTCTCGCTGTACGACAGCGTCGATCCTGACGCGCTCGAGCGCCTGTTCACAACGAAGGCAGACGGCGAGCCACGGTTGGACGGGCACGTTTGCTTCAGGGCCCTCGATCACGAAGTGTACGTTTTCGCCAACGGTGACGTTTTCATTTATCCACCTGCTGACGAGTGCTCGGTCAGTGGCCCACGGATGCGGTAA
- a CDS encoding 30S ribosomal protein S17e, which translates to MAIKPAYIKKTGTILLEQYPEAFTTDFEQNKDSVTKLTNIESKGVRNRIAGYVTRKKGAAVPA; encoded by the coding sequence ATGGCAATCAAACCGGCCTACATCAAAAAGACCGGAACCATCCTCCTGGAGCAGTACCCGGAGGCGTTCACCACCGACTTCGAACAGAACAAAGACAGCGTCACGAAACTGACGAACATCGAATCCAAGGGTGTTCGAAACCGAATCGCTGGCTACGTCACCCGGAAGAAAGGCGCGGCCGTTCCCGCGTAA
- a CDS encoding aldo/keto reductase — protein sequence MDTRPLGTTGHEVTEIGMGTWNVGSDWGDVSPAEGRDAIRAALDAGVTFLDTADVYGGGQSEELIADVVAEHEASPIIATKAGRGLEQHTAGGYTRENIERFIDDSRARLGVDALDLLQLHCPPTDVYYRPEVIEALESLVAAGKIDAYGASVARVEEGLKAIEYPGLETVQIIFNPFRQRPAELFLEEAARRDIGVIVRVPLASGLLADALDSESTFPENDHRNYNREGDAFDVGETFAGVPFERGLEAVDALRPAVPDDWTMAQFTLRWILDHDAVSTVIPGSTNPAHVRQNVEVSSLSSLNSTQRQIVDDVYEGHIRDEVHHRW from the coding sequence ATGGACACGCGACCGCTGGGAACGACCGGACACGAGGTCACCGAAATCGGAATGGGTACCTGGAACGTCGGCTCCGACTGGGGGGACGTCTCTCCGGCTGAGGGCCGGGACGCCATTCGGGCTGCACTCGATGCGGGCGTTACGTTTCTCGACACTGCGGACGTCTACGGTGGCGGTCAGAGCGAGGAACTGATCGCCGACGTGGTAGCCGAACACGAGGCCTCCCCCATCATCGCCACGAAAGCCGGACGCGGTCTCGAGCAACACACCGCCGGTGGCTATACTCGCGAGAACATCGAACGATTTATCGATGACAGTCGCGCCCGGTTGGGCGTCGACGCGCTCGACCTGTTGCAGCTACACTGCCCGCCCACGGACGTCTACTACCGCCCCGAGGTAATCGAGGCACTCGAGTCGCTCGTAGCGGCTGGAAAAATCGATGCCTACGGGGCGAGTGTCGCTCGCGTCGAGGAAGGGTTGAAAGCCATCGAGTATCCCGGACTCGAGACGGTCCAGATTATATTCAACCCGTTCCGCCAGCGTCCAGCTGAGTTGTTCCTCGAGGAGGCGGCCAGACGAGACATCGGCGTCATCGTCCGGGTTCCGCTGGCTTCCGGATTGCTGGCGGATGCGCTCGACAGCGAGAGCACGTTCCCGGAGAACGACCACCGAAACTACAACCGCGAGGGCGATGCGTTCGACGTCGGTGAAACCTTCGCCGGCGTTCCGTTCGAACGGGGACTCGAGGCCGTCGACGCGCTTCGGCCTGCCGTTCCTGACGACTGGACCATGGCACAGTTCACGCTGCGGTGGATTCTCGACCACGACGCGGTGTCGACTGTCATCCCTGGTTCGACGAATCCTGCACACGTTCGTCAGAACGTCGAGGTATCCTCACTTTCGTCACTGAATTCCACACAGCGTCAGATCGTAGACGACGTCTACGAGGGCCACATTCGGGACGAGGTCCACCATCGCTGGTAG
- the aglJ gene encoding S-layer glycoprotein N-glycosyltransferase AglJ: MDEDGGIEAEFRDLETASNKSAATDDGASEKHAAETAGVSHPLPPEQVCILIPTLEEAATIGSVIDGFLEQGYENVLVVDGDSTDETREIAREKGARVLTQSGSGKGQAVREAFEHIEVSYVLMLDGDGTYDPAEAEVMLEPLTRGYEHVIGNRFAKMDEDAMKRLNGVGNRMINGAFNVIHGANYEDILSGYRAFTTDSFERLLLDSDGFTIETELAVECVRQGIETTVVPVSYRARPEDSETNLHPVWDGGTIILTLYSLAKTNNPLFYFGSLGATAIFSGLLVAVYVLWQWVQYSVGHNILAVVSAAAILLGVQLVMFGVLSDMIVTLHREQRRRFERFTRTQSLERDDE; encoded by the coding sequence ATGGACGAGGACGGTGGTATCGAAGCTGAGTTCCGCGACCTCGAGACAGCGTCCAACAAATCGGCTGCCACAGACGATGGTGCATCTGAGAAACACGCGGCTGAAACGGCGGGAGTGTCCCACCCCCTCCCACCCGAGCAAGTCTGCATTCTCATTCCGACTCTCGAGGAAGCAGCCACGATCGGCTCCGTTATCGACGGTTTCCTCGAGCAAGGCTACGAAAACGTTCTCGTTGTCGACGGCGACTCGACCGATGAAACGCGGGAAATCGCCCGTGAAAAAGGCGCTCGGGTGCTGACACAATCGGGTTCGGGAAAAGGGCAGGCCGTCCGCGAAGCATTCGAACATATCGAGGTTTCATACGTCCTCATGCTCGATGGCGACGGGACCTACGACCCGGCCGAAGCCGAAGTCATGCTCGAACCGCTCACCCGTGGCTACGAGCACGTGATCGGGAATCGCTTCGCCAAGATGGACGAAGACGCGATGAAGCGACTCAACGGCGTCGGGAACCGAATGATCAATGGAGCTTTCAACGTCATCCACGGCGCTAATTACGAAGATATCCTGTCCGGCTATCGTGCGTTCACGACCGACTCGTTCGAACGCCTGCTACTCGATTCGGACGGGTTCACGATCGAGACCGAACTCGCCGTCGAATGCGTTCGTCAGGGCATCGAAACGACCGTCGTCCCGGTCAGCTATCGTGCCCGACCCGAAGACTCGGAAACGAATCTTCATCCCGTCTGGGATGGTGGGACCATCATCCTGACTCTGTACTCGCTGGCGAAAACCAACAATCCGTTGTTTTACTTCGGGAGCCTCGGCGCAACCGCAATATTCAGCGGGCTACTGGTGGCCGTGTACGTCCTCTGGCAGTGGGTTCAATACAGCGTCGGCCACAACATCCTCGCGGTAGTCTCCGCTGCAGCGATTTTACTCGGCGTCCAACTCGTCATGTTCGGCGTCCTCTCGGACATGATCGTCACCCTCCATCGCGAACAACGACGCCGATTCGAGCGGTTTACCCGAACGCAGTCACTCGAGCGCGACGACGAATAA
- the asd gene encoding aspartate-semialdehyde dehydrogenase → MAVRVGILGATGAVGQRLIQLLEPHPDFDIAALTASDSSAGKSYREAAKWRADSPIPADIADITVGSTEPDAVPSDVDLLFSSLPSSVGAAVEPDFCEAGYVVSSNSSNARMAEDVPLVIPEVNPEHIDLLEVQRDERGWDGALVKNPNCSTITFVPTLAALAEFGLEKVHVATLQAVSGAGYDGVTSMEIIDNAIPHIGSEEEKLETESKKLLGEFDGAGLQLNDVEVAASCNRIPTIDGHLENVWLEAADELSPEDAAKALEAYPSADLPSSPDPLIHVFEDLERPQPRLDRNLGDGMAISVGGIRESTFGLQYNCLAHNTIRGAAGASVLNGELLLENGYL, encoded by the coding sequence ATGGCAGTACGCGTAGGTATTCTCGGCGCAACCGGTGCCGTCGGACAACGACTGATTCAACTCCTCGAGCCACATCCTGACTTCGATATCGCAGCCCTGACAGCGAGCGACTCGAGTGCTGGCAAGTCGTATCGTGAGGCAGCCAAATGGCGAGCGGATTCCCCAATTCCAGCCGACATCGCAGACATTACCGTCGGCTCAACCGAACCCGATGCCGTTCCCAGTGACGTCGACCTGTTGTTCTCTTCACTCCCCTCGAGCGTCGGTGCAGCCGTCGAACCGGACTTCTGTGAGGCAGGCTACGTCGTCTCCTCGAACTCTTCGAACGCACGGATGGCCGAGGACGTCCCCCTCGTCATCCCCGAAGTCAACCCCGAGCACATCGACCTGCTCGAGGTCCAGCGCGACGAACGCGGCTGGGACGGAGCGCTCGTAAAGAACCCCAACTGCTCGACGATCACGTTCGTGCCGACGCTGGCAGCACTGGCCGAGTTCGGCCTCGAGAAAGTTCACGTCGCAACCCTCCAGGCTGTTTCCGGAGCGGGCTACGATGGCGTGACCTCGATGGAAATCATCGACAACGCGATTCCGCACATCGGCAGCGAAGAAGAGAAACTCGAGACGGAGTCGAAGAAACTGCTGGGCGAATTCGATGGCGCGGGCCTCCAGCTGAACGATGTCGAGGTTGCCGCCTCCTGTAACCGCATTCCGACTATCGACGGCCACCTCGAGAACGTCTGGCTCGAGGCGGCTGACGAACTGTCGCCCGAAGACGCCGCGAAGGCGCTCGAGGCGTACCCATCCGCCGACCTGCCTTCCTCACCCGACCCACTGATTCACGTGTTCGAGGATCTCGAACGACCACAGCCACGACTCGACCGGAATCTCGGAGACGGCATGGCAATTTCGGTCGGCGGCATTCGCGAGTCGACGTTCGGCCTCCAGTACAACTGCCTGGCACACAACACGATTCGTGGGGCCGCCGGAGCGAGCGTGCTGAACGGGGAACTGCTGCTCGAAAACGGCTACCTCTGA
- a CDS encoding DUF5794 domain-containing protein, with protein sequence MSTSQHPIALRLERLVGGDTRLLALVMALPLVDGIFVALILAGALDTTMGAIQVGLLIFGGSATLAVILAEMQGSVRHQVRVVLLVGIPLIVVAAMQAALAPAIGSVVDTVIFERFAALVILAIAAKTASATVGEYLPGPGVIIVLGLFASLDPTGAELALMEDPALVANATLAAVIGVAFALSVAVSGPYLRTYMDINRFRFGSAVALGLLPLSIMGMAFGQAPLAALIVAAIFALDPDSSGDKSLPGVGSGTRTDGGTSDGELEALEELSENQSDTEATEPYEDTDDDDEPYPSDDTTTTQGRAPWL encoded by the coding sequence ATGAGCACTTCACAACACCCAATCGCACTCCGCCTCGAGCGACTGGTCGGCGGTGACACCCGATTACTCGCGCTGGTGATGGCACTCCCGCTGGTCGATGGTATTTTCGTCGCGCTGATACTGGCTGGTGCACTCGATACGACGATGGGCGCGATACAGGTCGGCCTCCTCATCTTCGGTGGCAGTGCAACGCTGGCCGTGATCCTCGCTGAAATGCAGGGGTCGGTGCGCCACCAGGTTCGCGTCGTCCTACTCGTTGGAATTCCGTTGATCGTCGTTGCGGCGATGCAGGCGGCACTGGCACCCGCGATCGGGAGCGTCGTCGATACCGTTATCTTCGAACGATTCGCCGCCCTGGTCATCCTCGCAATTGCGGCAAAAACGGCGAGTGCGACGGTCGGTGAATACTTGCCAGGGCCGGGAGTTATCATCGTCCTGGGATTGTTCGCTAGCCTCGACCCCACGGGCGCTGAACTCGCCCTGATGGAAGACCCTGCGCTGGTCGCCAATGCAACCCTTGCGGCCGTTATCGGTGTCGCGTTCGCCCTGAGCGTTGCGGTGAGTGGACCGTACCTGCGCACCTACATGGACATCAACCGCTTCCGCTTTGGAAGTGCGGTCGCGCTGGGACTGTTGCCCCTCTCGATCATGGGCATGGCGTTCGGACAGGCACCTCTCGCGGCCCTGATCGTCGCCGCAATCTTCGCGCTCGATCCCGATTCGTCGGGCGATAAGTCGCTCCCCGGTGTCGGCTCCGGGACGCGAACCGACGGTGGGACCAGCGATGGCGAACTCGAGGCACTCGAGGAACTGTCTGAAAATCAGTCGGATACCGAGGCAACCGAACCCTACGAGGATACCGACGATGACGACGAACCGTACCCGAGCGACGATACGACGACGACCCAGGGTCGGGCACCCTGGTTGTAA
- a CDS encoding triphosphoribosyl-dephospho-CoA synthase, with translation MVTPDQEETTPKGPRSPAENAELALLLEVAGTPKPGNVDRERDLEELWFEHFLAGAVGSRRGLERAEAGAPVGAAFETAVAGMANQRGGNTQFGCLLLLVPLVRTAAAEGSVRPALTTDTVEATTIEDAAGFYRAFDHVDVFVDDPPADLEPLDVRRGAAAIPTLEERGVTMYEVMDASVPGDDVAREWLTGFERSFRAAQWLESLETQRSATDRIAEVFLRLLGERPDTLIASKHGDTVAQEVCECATDLAAAGAFRTDRERVDTFADDLCERGINPGTTADITAAGIFIALERGGLEV, from the coding sequence ATGGTAACGCCAGACCAGGAGGAGACGACACCCAAGGGCCCCCGGTCGCCTGCAGAGAATGCCGAACTCGCCCTCTTGCTCGAGGTGGCCGGTACCCCGAAACCGGGAAACGTCGACCGCGAGCGCGACCTCGAGGAGCTTTGGTTCGAACACTTTCTGGCAGGCGCAGTGGGTTCGCGACGGGGGCTCGAGCGGGCAGAAGCTGGCGCACCTGTCGGTGCTGCGTTCGAAACCGCTGTCGCCGGGATGGCTAACCAGCGAGGTGGGAACACGCAGTTCGGCTGTCTTCTCTTGCTGGTTCCGCTCGTTCGGACGGCAGCTGCCGAGGGGTCGGTGCGTCCAGCACTCACCACCGATACCGTCGAGGCGACGACGATCGAGGATGCGGCTGGCTTTTATCGTGCGTTCGACCACGTCGACGTCTTCGTGGATGATCCGCCTGCCGACCTCGAACCGCTCGATGTCCGTCGCGGAGCAGCCGCAATTCCAACCCTCGAAGAGCGAGGCGTCACGATGTACGAGGTGATGGACGCGAGCGTTCCCGGTGACGACGTCGCCCGCGAGTGGCTGACCGGGTTCGAACGGTCGTTTCGCGCTGCGCAGTGGCTCGAATCGCTCGAGACCCAGCGGTCGGCTACGGACCGCATCGCCGAAGTGTTCTTGCGCCTGCTCGGAGAGCGACCGGATACTCTTATCGCGAGTAAACACGGCGACACAGTCGCTCAGGAGGTGTGTGAGTGCGCGACCGACCTCGCTGCTGCAGGTGCCTTCAGGACTGACCGTGAACGGGTCGATACCTTCGCTGATGACCTCTGTGAACGTGGAATCAACCCGGGAACGACGGCAGACATCACCGCAGCCGGGATTTTCATCGCCCTTGAGCGTGGAGGCCTCGAGGTATGA
- a CDS encoding AAA family ATPase has product MSESDDGGVTLTVRAAEKRDAGRGVARIPELARRKLGVLSGDTVVIEGTERTVAKMWPADPSIPEQVVQIDGDTRANAGVTVGDSVRVSAKDKSTIREAETVTLSPPPTLNDTESRLAERVANQKLRNRPIRAGEQVRIEGVATEPFTVVETEPAGDVRITSSTTVLVFDETGAAASGTSSSKRQSDPAQQKTSPDTPSTKGATSEPPSGVTYEDIGGLDEELEQVREMIELPLSEPELFKRLGVDPPSGVLLYGPPGTGKTLIARAVANEVEANFITISGPEIMSKYKGESEEQLRQTFEKARENAPSIIFFDEIDSIAGTRNDDGDAENRIVGQLLTLMDGLDSRGEVIVIGATNRVDSIDPALRRGGRFDREIQIGVPDMDGRREILEVHTRGMPLADDVNIDKIASRTHGFVGADLDGVVTEAAMAAIRRRPTDAAERAEWSKRPSVTRADFDTALAAVEPSAMREYVAESPNTNFDDVGGLEDAKQVLTESVEWPLTYERLFDVTNTNPPSGVLLYGPPGTGKTLLARALAGETDVNFVRVDGPEIVDRYVGESEKAIRKVFERARQAAPSIVFFDEIDAIAATRDDSHEVTERVVSQLLTELDGMRENPNLIVLAATNRKEFIDPALLRPGRLDTHVLVPEPDFEAREQILEVHTRGKPMGDDVDLDELAGELEGYTGADIEALVRNASMGAIREVATEYGPDAANERAEEVIIEKRHLETALEDIEETQ; this is encoded by the coding sequence ATGAGTGAGTCGGACGATGGCGGTGTTACCCTCACCGTGCGAGCGGCCGAAAAGCGCGATGCGGGTCGGGGCGTGGCACGGATTCCGGAGTTAGCTCGCCGAAAACTCGGCGTTTTGAGCGGTGATACCGTCGTCATCGAAGGAACCGAACGGACCGTCGCCAAGATGTGGCCCGCCGACCCATCGATCCCGGAGCAGGTCGTCCAGATCGACGGCGATACGCGCGCCAACGCCGGCGTGACCGTTGGCGATTCGGTACGAGTGTCTGCCAAAGACAAGTCCACGATCCGGGAAGCAGAAACCGTCACGCTGTCGCCACCACCGACCCTGAACGACACCGAATCGCGACTGGCCGAACGCGTCGCGAACCAAAAATTGCGAAACCGACCGATTCGAGCGGGCGAACAGGTCCGCATCGAGGGCGTCGCTACGGAGCCGTTCACCGTCGTCGAGACGGAGCCCGCAGGTGACGTCCGGATAACCAGTTCGACCACCGTCCTCGTATTCGACGAAACGGGTGCCGCAGCTTCGGGAACCTCGAGTTCGAAACGACAATCGGACCCCGCTCAACAGAAAACGTCACCGGATACGCCTTCGACCAAGGGGGCCACAAGCGAGCCACCGTCGGGAGTCACCTACGAGGACATCGGCGGGCTCGACGAGGAACTCGAGCAAGTCAGAGAGATGATCGAGTTGCCCCTCTCGGAGCCGGAGCTGTTCAAACGGTTGGGCGTCGATCCACCGTCGGGTGTTTTGCTGTACGGACCGCCAGGAACGGGCAAGACGCTGATCGCTCGAGCAGTTGCCAACGAAGTTGAGGCCAACTTCATCACCATCTCCGGGCCGGAGATCATGTCGAAGTACAAAGGCGAGTCCGAAGAACAGCTTCGCCAGACGTTCGAAAAAGCGCGCGAGAACGCCCCTTCGATCATCTTCTTCGACGAGATCGATTCCATCGCGGGGACACGAAACGACGACGGTGACGCCGAAAACCGGATCGTCGGTCAGTTGCTCACCCTCATGGACGGCCTCGATTCTCGCGGAGAGGTGATCGTCATCGGCGCAACCAACCGTGTCGACTCGATCGATCCAGCGCTCAGACGCGGCGGCCGCTTCGACAGAGAGATTCAGATCGGCGTTCCGGACATGGACGGCCGGCGAGAGATCCTCGAAGTCCACACCAGGGGGATGCCGCTCGCCGATGACGTCAATATCGACAAAATTGCGAGTCGAACACACGGCTTCGTCGGTGCCGATCTCGACGGCGTCGTCACCGAAGCAGCGATGGCGGCAATCCGTCGCCGACCGACCGACGCTGCCGAACGCGCCGAGTGGAGCAAACGCCCGTCGGTAACCAGAGCCGATTTCGACACCGCTCTCGCTGCCGTCGAACCCTCTGCGATGCGTGAGTACGTCGCCGAATCCCCAAACACCAACTTCGACGATGTCGGCGGCCTCGAGGACGCCAAACAGGTGCTCACCGAGTCCGTCGAGTGGCCCCTGACCTACGAGCGACTGTTCGACGTCACCAACACGAACCCGCCCTCGGGCGTGTTGTTGTACGGTCCGCCAGGGACCGGAAAGACGCTGCTCGCCCGTGCGCTCGCGGGTGAAACCGACGTCAACTTCGTTCGCGTCGACGGGCCAGAAATCGTCGACCGCTACGTGGGCGAATCCGAGAAGGCTATCCGAAAGGTTTTCGAGCGAGCCAGACAGGCCGCCCCGTCTATCGTCTTTTTCGACGAAATCGACGCTATCGCAGCCACTCGAGACGACAGTCACGAGGTGACCGAGCGCGTCGTCTCACAGCTGTTGACCGAACTCGACGGCATGCGCGAAAACCCGAATCTTATCGTCCTCGCGGCGACGAATCGAAAGGAGTTCATCGATCCTGCCCTCCTCAGACCCGGTCGACTCGATACCCACGTTCTCGTCCCCGAACCCGATTTCGAGGCACGGGAGCAAATCCTCGAGGTCCACACCCGTGGCAAACCCATGGGAGACGACGTCGACCTCGACGAGTTGGCAGGTGAACTCGAGGGATACACCGGCGCCGATATCGAAGCCCTCGTCCGGAACGCCTCGATGGGTGCAATTCGCGAGGTCGCCACCGAATACGGACCCGACGCCGCAAACGAACGGGCCGAGGAAGTCATCATCGAGAAACGGCATCTCGAGACCGCCCTCGAAGATATCGAAGAGACCCAGTGA